Proteins encoded in a region of the Eschrichtius robustus isolate mEscRob2 chromosome 14, mEscRob2.pri, whole genome shotgun sequence genome:
- the ARK2C gene encoding E3 ubiquitin-protein ligase ARK2C isoform X1: MVLVHVGYFVLPVFGSVRNRGAPFQRSQHPHATSCRHFHLGPPQPQQLAPDFPLAHPVQSQPGLSAHMAPAHQHSGALHQSLTPLPTLQFQDVTGPSFLPQALHQQYLLQQQLLEAQHRRLLSHPRRSQERVSVHPHRLHPSFDFGHQLQTPQPRYLAEGTDWDLSVDTGLSPAQFQVRPMPQHYQHYLATPRMHHFPRNSSSTQMVVHEIRNYPYPQLHFLALQGLNASRHTSAVRESYEELLQLEDRLGNVTRGAVQNTIERFTFPHKYKKRRPQDSKGKKEEGEESDTDEKCTICLSLLEDGEDVRRLPCMHLFHQLCVDQWLAMSKKCPICRVDIETQLGADS, from the exons GTGCCCCCTTTCAAAGGTCTCAGCATCCTCACGCTACCTCCTGCCGCCACTTCCATCTGGGCCCCCCCCAGCCGCAGCAGCTCGCTCCCGACTTCCCCCTGGCCCACCCGGTGCAGTCGCAGCCGGGCCTCAGCGCCCACATGGCCCCGGCCCACCAGCACAGCGGCGCCCTGCACCAGTCGCTGACCCCGCTGCCCACCCTGCAGTTCCAGGACGTCACAGGTCCCTCCTTCCTACCTCAGGCCCTGCACCAGCAATACCTCCTGCAGCAGCAGCTCCTGGAAGCCCAGCACCGCAGGCTCCTCTCGCACCCCAG GCGGAGTCAGGAGCGAGTGTCTGTCCACCCTCACCGCCTCCACCCCAGCTTCGACTTCGGCCACCAACTACAGACACCTCAGCCCAGGTATTTGGCTGAGGGCACTGACTG GGATCTCAGTGTGGACACCGGCTTGAGTCCCGCTCAGTTCCAGGTGCGGCCCATGCCTCAGCACTATCAGCATTACCTAGCGACTCCTCGAATGCACCACTTTCCCCGAAACTCCTCCTCCACGCAGATG GTCGTCCATGAAATCCGAAACTACCCTTACCCTCAGCTTCACTTCCTTGCTCTCCAGGGACTGAACGCCAGCAGACACACCTCCGCTGTGCGGGAGAGCTATGAG GAGCTGCTGCAGCTCGAGGACAGGTTGGGAAATGTGACTCGGGGAGCTGTACAGAACACCATTGAGAGGTTCACCTTCCCCCACAAGTACAAGAAG CGAAGACCCCAGGACAGCAAGGGCaagaaggaagagggggaggagtcAGACACAGATGAGAAATGCACAATCTGTCTGTCTCTGCTGGAAGATGGAGAAGATGTGAG GCGCCTACCCTGTATGCATCTCTTTCACCAACTGTGTGTGGACCAGTGGCTCGCCATGAGCAAGAAATGCCCCATCTGCCGAGTGGACATTGAGACACAACTGGGAGCTGACAGCTGA
- the ARK2C gene encoding E3 ubiquitin-protein ligase ARK2C isoform X2, producing the protein MPQHYQHYLATPRMHHFPRNSSSTQMVVHEIRNYPYPQLHFLALQGLNASRHTSAVRESYEELLQLEDRLGNVTRGAVQNTIERFTFPHKYKKRRPQDSKGKKEEGEESDTDEKCTICLSLLEDGEDVRRLPCMHLFHQLCVDQWLAMSKKCPICRVDIETQLGADS; encoded by the exons ATGCCTCAGCACTATCAGCATTACCTAGCGACTCCTCGAATGCACCACTTTCCCCGAAACTCCTCCTCCACGCAGATG GTCGTCCATGAAATCCGAAACTACCCTTACCCTCAGCTTCACTTCCTTGCTCTCCAGGGACTGAACGCCAGCAGACACACCTCCGCTGTGCGGGAGAGCTATGAG GAGCTGCTGCAGCTCGAGGACAGGTTGGGAAATGTGACTCGGGGAGCTGTACAGAACACCATTGAGAGGTTCACCTTCCCCCACAAGTACAAGAAG CGAAGACCCCAGGACAGCAAGGGCaagaaggaagagggggaggagtcAGACACAGATGAGAAATGCACAATCTGTCTGTCTCTGCTGGAAGATGGAGAAGATGTGAG GCGCCTACCCTGTATGCATCTCTTTCACCAACTGTGTGTGGACCAGTGGCTCGCCATGAGCAAGAAATGCCCCATCTGCCGAGTGGACATTGAGACACAACTGGGAGCTGACAGCTGA